The following are from one region of the Advenella mimigardefordensis DPN7 genome:
- a CDS encoding acyl-CoA dehydrogenase family protein, producing the protein MDFTFTEEQLALQDTLTRYIDKDYTFEQRSKNLAANQHINEKTWADFAALGILALPFAEEDGGLAGTPLDTYLVMRSLAKGLILEPYISTVVLSGTFLQQHATAQQRNVLIGAIADGSARFAFAHYDVQSRYQESRIHTKAENKAGNWILSGHKAVVIDAPVCDHWLITARTAGQNNDSNGLSVFLVKADHPGITAKSYRLHDGHLAADLVINNAQLPPESLIGDADTAYPAIMQALAATNAALAAEAAGLIQALNEATLEYLKTRKQFGVAIGTFQALQHRMADMAIAAEQATSMALLAAIGQAGDDPQDRIIKGAAARVLLAKLSRHVGEEAVQLHGGMGVTDELAVPHYFKRVTVLNSQYGDADFHLQRYSDSLLTSQKTQDAA; encoded by the coding sequence ATGGACTTTACCTTTACCGAAGAACAACTTGCCCTGCAAGACACCCTTACCCGCTATATCGACAAAGACTATACCTTTGAGCAGCGCAGCAAAAATCTTGCCGCCAACCAGCATATAAATGAGAAGACCTGGGCGGACTTTGCAGCGCTGGGCATTCTCGCCCTGCCCTTTGCTGAGGAAGACGGCGGCCTGGCAGGCACCCCGCTTGATACCTATCTGGTTATGCGCTCACTGGCCAAAGGGCTGATTCTTGAACCGTACATCAGTACGGTGGTGCTGTCCGGAACGTTTTTGCAGCAGCACGCCACTGCGCAGCAGCGCAACGTACTGATTGGCGCCATCGCCGATGGCTCAGCCCGTTTTGCCTTTGCCCACTACGATGTGCAATCGCGCTATCAGGAATCACGCATCCATACCAAGGCTGAAAACAAAGCAGGCAACTGGATACTGAGTGGCCACAAGGCCGTCGTGATTGACGCGCCGGTATGTGATCACTGGCTGATTACGGCCAGAACCGCCGGCCAGAATAACGATAGCAACGGCCTGTCTGTCTTTCTGGTCAAAGCAGACCATCCTGGCATTACTGCCAAATCGTACCGCCTGCATGATGGCCATCTGGCCGCTGATCTGGTGATCAACAACGCACAATTGCCGCCAGAGTCCCTGATTGGCGATGCCGACACAGCCTACCCCGCCATCATGCAGGCACTGGCCGCCACCAATGCCGCACTGGCAGCCGAGGCAGCGGGCCTGATTCAGGCACTGAACGAGGCAACGCTGGAATACCTGAAAACCAGAAAGCAGTTCGGCGTGGCCATTGGCACATTCCAGGCCCTGCAGCATCGCATGGCCGATATGGCCATCGCGGCAGAACAGGCCACCTCCATGGCGTTGCTGGCCGCTATCGGCCAGGCTGGCGATGACCCGCAGGACCGCATCATCAAAGGCGCTGCAGCAAGAGTGCTGCTGGCAAAACTGTCGCGCCACGTAGGCGAAGAAGCCGTGCAACTGCACGGTGGCATGGGCGTTACCGACGAACTGGCGGTACCTCATTACTTCAAACGGGTGACCGTACTCAATAGCCAGTATGGCGATGCCGACTTCCATTTGCAGCGCTATAGTGATAGTTTGCTAACATCACAAAAAACCCAGGACGCCGCTTGA
- a CDS encoding acyl-CoA dehydrogenase family protein, giving the protein MDIRYTPEQLAFRDSVRAFLKEVVPAAVRDKTQQCLPLSKAEREQWQRDLFKQGWGAPSWAVEFGGTGWDAVQRHIFEEECAAFGAPEQLPFGLKMVAPVIQKYGSREQQERFLPRIISGQDWWCQGYSEPGAGSDLASLKTTAVRDGDDYIVNGQKTWTTLAQHADWIFCLVRTNPEVRKQEGISFLLIDMKTPGITVRPIIMLDDGHEINEVWLENVRVPAANLIGEENKGWTYAKFLLGHERTNIARVGRSKAALQLVKKAAAGQIGNDGLPLLQDARFRDRLAQVEMDLMALEVTNLKLISQEGSSHAPGPEASILKVKGSEIQQAITALASQVAGPYAAAHILPDDQVHELSAAFPQAQEHMTSQYFNYRKTTIYGGSNEVQKSIICRMILGL; this is encoded by the coding sequence ATGGATATCCGCTACACACCTGAACAACTGGCCTTTCGCGATTCGGTTCGTGCTTTTCTAAAAGAAGTGGTGCCAGCCGCTGTGCGCGACAAAACACAACAATGCCTGCCACTGTCCAAAGCCGAACGCGAGCAATGGCAACGTGATCTGTTCAAACAGGGCTGGGGAGCGCCCTCATGGGCGGTGGAGTTCGGTGGTACCGGCTGGGATGCAGTGCAACGCCACATTTTTGAGGAAGAATGCGCCGCCTTCGGCGCACCCGAACAATTACCTTTCGGCCTGAAGATGGTCGCACCGGTTATTCAGAAATACGGCAGCCGGGAACAACAGGAACGCTTCCTGCCACGCATTATCTCCGGCCAGGACTGGTGGTGCCAGGGCTACTCCGAGCCCGGCGCCGGCTCTGACCTCGCTTCACTGAAAACCACCGCCGTGCGCGATGGTGACGACTATATCGTTAACGGTCAGAAAACATGGACCACACTTGCCCAGCATGCCGACTGGATTTTCTGTCTGGTGCGTACCAATCCCGAAGTGCGCAAGCAGGAAGGCATTTCTTTTCTGCTGATTGATATGAAAACGCCGGGCATTACCGTACGCCCCATCATCATGCTGGACGATGGCCATGAAATCAACGAAGTGTGGCTGGAGAATGTCCGCGTTCCCGCCGCCAACCTGATCGGTGAAGAAAACAAAGGCTGGACCTACGCGAAGTTCCTGCTTGGCCACGAAAGAACCAACATCGCCCGCGTGGGCCGTTCCAAGGCGGCACTGCAACTAGTCAAAAAAGCCGCGGCCGGGCAAATCGGCAATGATGGTCTGCCTTTATTGCAGGATGCACGCTTTCGTGATCGGCTGGCGCAGGTTGAGATGGATTTAATGGCACTTGAGGTTACCAATCTCAAACTGATTTCCCAGGAAGGCAGCAGCCATGCGCCAGGACCCGAGGCCTCTATTCTGAAAGTAAAGGGCTCGGAAATTCAGCAGGCCATTACCGCACTGGCGTCACAAGTGGCCGGCCCGTACGCCGCAGCCCATATTCTGCCAGACGATCAGGTACACGAATTATCTGCCGCCTTCCCGCAAGCGCAGGAACATATGACATCACAGTACTTCAACTATCGCAAAACCACCATCTACGGCGGATCCAATGAAGTACAGAAAAGCATTATCTGCAGGATGATTCTGGGGCTTTAA